A genomic region of Cytophagia bacterium CHB2 contains the following coding sequences:
- a CDS encoding BrnA antitoxin family protein, whose translation MSKRSSSKTSRTDWKRINKMRDDDIDLSEIPEITAKQITRSTLRIGGKAVSKGKIQVNLTLDAGVVAYFKTQARGRNFQRLINEALKTKIRDQNIENVLRRVIREELQEAG comes from the coding sequence ATGAGCAAAAGATCTTCTTCCAAAACCTCTCGAACTGATTGGAAGCGCATCAACAAGATGCGGGACGATGATATCGATTTGTCCGAAATCCCCGAAATTACTGCCAAACAAATCACGCGGTCAACGTTGCGCATCGGCGGAAAAGCTGTGTCCAAAGGCAAGATCCAGGTGAATCTCACGCTGGATGCCGGCGTGGTGGCGTATTTCAAAACGCAAGCCCGGGGGCGAAATTTTCAAAGACTCATCAATGAAGCATTGAAGACAAAAATTCGCGACCAGAACATCGAGAATGTTCTCCGGCGCGTCATTCGTGAAGAATTGCAGGAAGCTGGTTAG
- a CDS encoding NACHT domain-containing protein has translation MPGQTVKLLKVFIASPGDVMLEREKARDEILSLRALAHKHGFDLEATGWETHAAPGMGRSQARINQLVIECDLLVGILWRRFGLPTGEAESGTLEEFNLARERYAKESAPEIMLYFREVHPDFLADPGPQLHKVLEFKQQVEDGRLALYANYRDPEHFASLLRQHITDWLLKLVPDNRPGAPSARAVEEIPPLSAFTEHLEFCRTELQKTARPLRLRTLALPPLFLEEVEAERPRNMKVSIAVKTFPRLLILGEPGAGKTTSLKKLASEYAVWRGEGKEPGLNEPEDFNLPIFVDLSAYPTVAASDTKHGLWRLITASVRGVHDVDVHKRLAAGGCLLLFDGLNEVGEAYDEVVHHLRHLVHEIPHNRFVVACRPGIYREELRREFTAFQLERLSSFNASKVLEIEIGAEKAQPAWKGLDEYTRDLCRNPLMLTLLADELRASDNPPQNRAELFDRFIDRYLSEWARVKGAGSVRVEKEILSALAWRLGTSRTLLSADEAAAVMSIRLAELQSKNEAQQHLNVADLNREFLHHGLLRESAGQTGFFHQAVQEYFFAREVALHQSIEYVLKHVSDPEWAEVLVFVCGLVEDATEVVREVMKGDLYLAARCVSYSRRVEEKSVEDLATRLIQNLKTGLDISQGAWLGKFYSETTAILSIEGRIQAKLSKLFCLVHNESSRALERFAIMLLWLDYSGRAQAFVKPLVDEQSHNARLRCLLAITYEMCGDIDNSIAHFNECLRIAPEDAWILASAGKAYRTMNNLKESEELLRKALSLGKGTAWRHYQLGRTFLEKKDYENALNQFQLAINIQSDYGPLHIGLGDIYSEYLNQPEIAISEYEVAIKLDERPSRMSGAILKLARILERTGRIAEARQRYQEYLDRFPWGEHAQEALAALERLT, from the coding sequence ATGCCCGGCCAAACCGTAAAGCTCCTGAAAGTCTTCATCGCCTCGCCCGGCGATGTGATGCTCGAACGCGAGAAAGCGCGCGACGAGATTCTCAGCCTGCGTGCGTTGGCGCACAAACACGGCTTTGATCTCGAAGCCACGGGTTGGGAAACGCACGCCGCGCCCGGCATGGGCCGCAGCCAGGCCCGCATCAATCAACTCGTAATCGAATGCGATTTGCTCGTCGGCATTTTATGGCGGCGCTTCGGCTTGCCCACCGGCGAAGCAGAGTCCGGCACGCTGGAGGAATTCAATCTCGCGCGCGAGCGCTATGCGAAAGAGAGCGCTCCGGAAATCATGCTCTACTTTCGCGAGGTGCACCCGGATTTTCTCGCTGATCCCGGCCCGCAATTGCACAAGGTACTCGAATTCAAACAGCAAGTGGAAGACGGCCGGCTTGCGCTTTACGCCAACTATCGCGACCCCGAGCATTTTGCCTCGTTGTTGCGCCAGCATATCACTGATTGGCTGTTGAAATTGGTTCCGGACAACCGCCCGGGCGCTCCCAGCGCCCGGGCGGTGGAAGAAATCCCGCCGCTCAGCGCCTTCACAGAACATCTCGAATTCTGCCGCACCGAATTGCAAAAAACCGCGCGGCCTTTGCGCCTGCGCACGCTTGCCTTGCCGCCGCTGTTTCTCGAAGAAGTCGAGGCCGAACGGCCGCGCAACATGAAAGTGAGCATCGCGGTCAAGACGTTTCCGCGACTTCTCATTTTGGGCGAGCCGGGCGCGGGCAAAACCACGTCACTCAAGAAACTTGCATCAGAATATGCGGTGTGGCGCGGCGAAGGCAAAGAGCCGGGACTCAATGAGCCGGAGGATTTCAATCTTCCCATTTTTGTCGATCTCTCAGCATATCCCACAGTTGCTGCCAGCGACACAAAACACGGCTTGTGGCGATTGATTACCGCGAGTGTGCGCGGTGTGCATGATGTCGATGTGCACAAACGTCTCGCTGCCGGCGGATGTTTGTTGCTTTTCGATGGCTTGAATGAAGTCGGTGAGGCGTATGATGAAGTCGTGCATCACCTTCGCCATCTCGTGCACGAGATTCCCCATAATCGCTTTGTCGTGGCCTGCCGGCCCGGTATCTATCGCGAGGAACTGCGCCGCGAATTCACGGCGTTTCAGTTGGAGCGACTGAGCAGCTTCAATGCCTCGAAGGTGTTGGAGATCGAGATCGGCGCGGAGAAGGCGCAGCCGGCGTGGAAAGGGTTGGACGAATACACGCGCGACCTGTGCCGCAATCCGCTCATGCTCACCCTGTTGGCGGACGAGCTGCGCGCCAGCGACAACCCGCCGCAGAATCGTGCGGAGTTGTTCGATCGTTTTATTGATCGTTATTTGAGCGAATGGGCGCGCGTGAAAGGCGCCGGCTCGGTTCGTGTGGAAAAAGAAATCCTCTCGGCTCTGGCATGGCGTCTCGGCACCAGCCGGACGTTGCTCTCGGCGGATGAAGCCGCGGCCGTCATGTCCATCCGGTTGGCAGAATTGCAGAGCAAGAACGAAGCGCAGCAGCATCTCAATGTCGCTGATCTCAATCGCGAATTCCTGCACCACGGCCTGTTGCGTGAAAGCGCGGGCCAAACCGGCTTCTTTCACCAGGCCGTGCAGGAATATTTTTTCGCACGCGAAGTGGCGCTGCATCAATCAATCGAATATGTTTTGAAGCATGTCAGCGACCCCGAATGGGCGGAGGTGTTGGTGTTCGTGTGCGGGTTGGTAGAAGATGCGACGGAGGTGGTGAGGGAGGTGATGAAAGGCGATTTGTATTTGGCGGCGAGGTGTGTTTCATATTCACGTCGAGTTGAAGAGAAAAGCGTTGAGGATTTGGCAACAAGGCTAATTCAAAACTTGAAAACAGGTTTGGATATAAGCCAAGGGGCTTGGTTGGGAAAATTCTATTCAGAAACAACAGCGATTTTATCAATCGAAGGAAGAATTCAAGCAAAACTATCTAAACTCTTCTGTCTGGTACACAATGAAAGTTCCCGTGCATTAGAGCGGTTTGCTATAATGCTTCTTTGGCTTGATTATTCAGGGCGAGCCCAAGCCTTTGTCAAACCTTTAGTAGACGAACAATCGCACAACGCTCGGTTACGATGCCTATTAGCTATAACCTATGAAATGTGTGGCGATATTGATAACAGTATTGCACATTTTAACGAATGTTTGAGAATTGCACCCGAAGATGCATGGATATTGGCAAGCGCTGGTAAAGCATATCGAACTATGAATAATTTGAAGGAATCTGAAGAATTATTGAGAAAAGCGCTGAGTTTGGGAAAAGGAACAGCTTGGAGACATTATCAACTCGGGCGAACTTTTTTAGAAAAGAAAGATTATGAAAATGCCTTGAACCAATTTCAATTAGCGATTAACATTCAATCAGACTATGGTCCACTGCATATTGGTTTAGGAGATATCTATAGTGAATATCTCAACCAACCTGAAATTGCCATTTCAGAGTACGAAGTCGCGATCAAGCTTGATGAGCGGCCTTCTCGAATGTCTGGTGCTATATTAAAACTTGCTCGTATTCTCGAAAGAACTGGCCGCATCGCCGAAGCCCGGCAGCGTTATCAAGAATACCTCGACCGCTTCCCCTGGGGCGAGCATGCGCAGGAGGCGCTGGCCGCGTTGGAGCGGTTGACATAA